One Coffea eugenioides isolate CCC68of chromosome 2, Ceug_1.0, whole genome shotgun sequence genomic window, tattttaaaaatatgcTAAAAAAATACTTGTACTTTTCAATGAACCGtataaaatacataaataaattttgacatACTTCACTAATTATgctttaatttttgaaaaaaatttaaaaattttaatactgAAAATGACTTACCTTCCTAGTTAGATACAAAATTAATAGCGACATATAATATAATTCTATAGATTTATATACGTAAAAGTAATAAggtgataaaattttaatacaTTTAACGTCTCATACATAGAACAAGAGTTAAAATTGGTATAAATATAGATAATCCTTGACGAATATAATGATTTAGCCATATTCTTTGTTTCGTAGCGTTAAAATATATTCGTACAATTCACTGACATATTATATGCGTAGATTTGTTGAACACGTATCTTTATACTGAATCTTTAATcatacttttaaaaaaaaaaaaaaattacatgttaCACGTATGTATAATATAATATGTCGTATTAAACTTGACCTGCATTTTTATAACTACAGATCAACTATTGTCAGCTAAATGGTCCATATATGAGATTACTTTTGTAATGTGTCGTCAATCAACAACATTAACCTTTTAGTTACGTACTGGAACGTGCATGGTGCTACAGATCTTAAGTCCTCCCGATTCCTCCTGAGCTTTAATATTGTATGCTTTTGCGCCGACTGCCATTTCACAGCAATTAGGGGCGGAATAAAAGGTGACGGAGAGAATTGGGTGGTTTTGTAGTTGTCGAAGTATACATTTACATTTAAGAGGAGCTCTGCACTTTCATGATGAAAAGCAGGGGCATACTTGCAACTTTCTCCAATTGTAGTATTTAGTCCTTAATTTGATGATATTAAACACCGACTCCATTAGCAGCCAGTTTAATTCTGAGATTTGTTTCAAATATCATATAAATCATTTCACCAAAATGATGAGAACCCTAGCTATGAGTGATTTGACCCACAAAGTTCAGAAGAGTGAACTTGGATCCCTACATGTTATAGAAGTTTAATGTAATGCACACAAATAAAAAGGGTCTCagcagaaaattttaaaattaatttgaatttAGTTAAATGTAAGCCCATTTTTGTAAATTTTCCATGTTTGTCACAATTACATTCAACATTATAATGTACTCTAGGATTCATGAAAAGGTAGATTGGTCTTCTATATATTCCAATAGTGttgtggtttaaaagaatattTTGAGGGGTTTTTGAAGGTGAAACAAGAAAAGGGGATTCGTATGGGATTGAAGCTTAGAATATGGAACAGCAAACTCGGTCTTTTTGGCTTGTTATGGAACAAGCGCTATGAATGATGAtcattttattaattattaggCGTGCCCTAACATACTGAGTTTCAATTAATACTTCTCAATTCATTGATAAACATTTCACAACGAGAAGACCAATCAATACATACGATGCACTTTGCAAATCATTGAAGTTGATCCAATTATCTCTGGTCAAAGTGcccaatggaaaaaaaaaatatataaaatgcTAATAATGCTGAGATGAAGTGGTCCTTATCTGTGTGCAATGGCTATTGTGACAGACTCAGAACAACCCTCCACCTAATCGATGGCCCGGGATTAGTTGACGGGTCCTACGTGCACATGATTCTTCTGTCAACCCACTTGGTTAATATCATCAATTAACTTTCGAATAGATTAAGATAGTTGATTGCTAAGTTACAAGAACTAAGTTGTCTTGTTCAGAGGATCTCAGTTTAAGGGCCTGTAACTAACTAAGGGACTGTCACGCTGAAATGTCAACAGTCATGCACTTGTTAAGAAGTACAAACATTATTGCCCTGATCGAGGGTAATCAAAATTTGTCAcggcaatttttctttttaatatgTCCATCAATCATTGCCAAACCCAAAAATTATTCTATGAATAAAAAAACAGCTAAGTAAGAAAGCCGTGGCATGACAGCTCTCTCACAACATAATCAATGTTGCCAAAAGAACTAGCTCGGGCTAATATAAATAGCTACGAGGGGTTGCTAATCATCTCAAGATAAAAGAGCTTAAATTCATTGAAGACAATCTGTCTTCTGCATGGCTACCTCAAGAGTTTCAAAGCATTTCTTGTTTCAGTTGATCTTCTTAGCTTTGATTGCTTTCAATCGTGCGAATGGGCGGAGCCTAACGCCTGATTTTTACAAACACACATGTCCCAACCTTGTGTACACGATTAAAACTGTGGTTGATGAAGTAATGTCCGTGGCACCAACACTCGGTGGTCCTTTAATGAGAATGCACTtccatgattgttttgttaGGGTATGTAAAGATTGTTATTTATTACTGCGTGCTGTGTAATTTTCTTGGTATTACCATTATACATACATATAGTTATTATGTATATTCAATCTTCCAGTGCCTTCGATGAACGTATGTAAATTGGCTTGCATGCATGCAGGGTTGCGATGGATCAGTGCTATTGGACACTCCTAATAAGACTGAAAAATATGCCATCCCAAACTTAAGCATTAGAGGATTTCAAATCATTGATAAGGTGAAGACTGCAGTAGAGAAAGTATGCCCAGGGATTGTATCTTGTGCGGACGTGCTAGCCGCAGTAGCAAGGGACGTAACCGTCGCGGTAATTTTCTCTTAATATCCTTAATTTTCTTCTAGCACGTACAGcacaagtcaaggaaatatatatATTGGCAGCAGTATCAATTTATTTAACTCTCTTCAGCTCTACTTAATAATATCGGATTGGTACATTTTCCTTTACCAGTTAAATGGGCCGTCATGGGAAGTCGAATTTGGACGAAGAGATGGAAGAGTTTCAACTGTCAATGAAGCCTTGGCAAATTTATTGTCACCTTTTGCGAATATCAGCACTTTAAAACAGGGATTTCAGGCAAAAGGCTTCAGTGTCAAAGATCTGGTGGTGCTTTCAGGTGCCTACAACTTAATTTCCCTGCCCCTGCGTATATCACCTGATTTCTCCCATGCAAAAGGCTTAATTTCCATTTGTTACCGTAATGTTACAAATTTAGTTCTTTATTTTTCGCAAACATAATTCCCCGTATTTTGATTATAACATATTTTGGACACGCTCAAATTTCAAATTCGACACATTTAGCCTTTTCTCTGCGTCATGTTagataatatatttttttcatttcctgTATACAATGAATGATACTGTTGGATTGGTAACGTtaaattgtcaaattttaggAGAATAGGGACTAGCCTCAAATACTTTACATGACgaaaattgaaatattttaacctccccctccccccctttttttttttttttaaaaaaaaaaatttagttacCTAATTATATTAGCCTTTTGACGTGATCAGGAGGACACACCGTTGGAACTTCTCATTGCTCAGCCTTCAACAATCGTTTATACAACTTTACTGGCAAAGGTATTCAGAATGATGATGCTGATCCCACATTGGATTATGAATACGTCCCAAAATTgaaaagtaaatgcaaattCGGAGACCGGAATACACTGGTGGAGATGGATCCAGGAAGTTTCAAGACATTCGACCTATCCTACTTCTCTCTCGTGGCTAAAAGAAGGGGCCTTTTCCAGTCAGATGCAGCTCTGCTTGATGATAGTGAAACCAGAGCTTATGTTAAACTTCATGCTCTGAAAGATAAAGCCGGTTTCTTCAAGGACTTTGCCGATTCCATGATCAAGATGGGTAGAATTGGCGTTCTCACTGGAACTCAAGGTGAAATCAGGAAAGTCTGCACCAAGGTCAATTAATGGAGGAGTCAATTACCTTCTGTCATTGATACCCAAAGTTAAAGTCAGGTGTTGAAATTTTATTGGCGTGCTGGTCTTCAATTCTTTACCCTGTTtactagtattttttttttcctcgaGATTCATGTCTCATTTTGGAAATTGTAGTAAATCTTTCCCGACTTTGTAGTGGGGACTGGGGAGTCTCCTGGCAGAGAAGTACAATCGATGTGCTTATCTAGCCATGTTTGTTTGGGATTCATTAGTACGTAATAAgaatgagaaaattttgtgCGCTAGCTTGCAATAATCCTACTATTATACTTCTACTGGAAATTTATCTACACCAATacatatatttttcaattggtTATTACTAATGGATGAATCAACATGCATAATCCACCCCAAATGCATGATATTAAATACTACACCATttacattcatttttattttcttgaaatcaaTATTTCTCACACTGGCTGTGcgtagtcttttttttttttaatgcaataGGCTGCGTAAACATGAGCGAGCCTAAATGTATGACAATTTAATTCAGTTTGAATTTGAACTCTAAATTTTGCATATATGACTTACATTTACTCCTATTAATGATTATATTATCAGTGTAGAAGAAATTAACCTTTCTTCTTGCATGAAGAAAAAAACGAATGATTCTGATTCATTTGTTCTTCACACTTGAATGGTAATTGTCAAATTGTCCATTTGGAACTCAAGTAAATTTTGTCTATTGTAGATGATTCGGTTGCTCGGAAAACTTGCAGGTTTTGCTGCTCTGAAAGTTGTATTTAAAATTTTCCGTTTGTAAGCCGAGGAGCAGTTGGACACATGCTATGAACTATGCACGTCGCCTGGTTGCTATTAAAATTGAGGAGCGGGTTTTGGGCAAGTAAACAACTTTGATTTAATTAAAGGagagaataaagaaaatgcagattGAAAAGGTATCTTAGTTTTGATTGGTTGGAGCCTTGAGGGCTAGCTTGAAGTTgaagtagtttttttttcctttaattattatttaattACAAGTAATCCACAGTGATGAGATCCATACATGAAATTACAACACAATACAATCACATTACAAATAAAAACTCGTAAATAGTGGAATGAATACTAACATGCAGTCGccaacataaaaataaaaaaaaaaaagattttgctAATACCTTAAATTCCATGATCTCAACCTTGGTGGATATAAACTTTGTTCGTTCGGACATAAAATTTTGTATTCAAAATTATTCAGTACCACACTGGTGAAATTTCTGAATTATGCGAGTATATGAATTTTTTGAGATGTGTGTCCcctctaaaaaaaataattactcTTTCCTACACCATCAGTGTAATGGATTTTCACAAAAGTAGCCTAAGATGTGTGTTGTATgtataaaatgaaaatttgacatTTGACTAAAGAATTTATTATATGTCTGTGACGggtgaaaataaaaatttgtttgcattatgatgtaggaaagattaaattaacaaataaatcgTTGAGATATCATGATTTA contains:
- the LOC113754044 gene encoding peroxidase 27-like — protein: MATSRVSKHFLFQLIFLALIAFNRANGRSLTPDFYKHTCPNLVYTIKTVVDEVMSVAPTLGGPLMRMHFHDCFVRGCDGSVLLDTPNKTEKYAIPNLSIRGFQIIDKVKTAVEKVCPGIVSCADVLAAVARDVTVALNGPSWEVEFGRRDGRVSTVNEALANLLSPFANISTLKQGFQAKGFSVKDLVVLSGGHTVGTSHCSAFNNRLYNFTGKGIQNDDADPTLDYEYVPKLKSKCKFGDRNTLVEMDPGSFKTFDLSYFSLVAKRRGLFQSDAALLDDSETRAYVKLHALKDKAGFFKDFADSMIKMGRIGVLTGTQGEIRKVCTKVN